From a single Oceanobacillus kimchii X50 genomic region:
- a CDS encoding acetate kinase — protein sequence MSNVLAINAGSSSLKFQLIQMPDEEVIAKGLVERIGMPDAIFSVEANGEKDKQVTDIPDHSVAVKMLLESLTSTGVIQSFNEIDAVGHRVVHGGEYFSDSVLITDEVIQKIEDISELAPLHNPANLTGIHAFKEILPEIPMVAVFDTAFHQTMPEASYMYSLPREYYEEYGIRKYGFHGTSHKYVSERASDLLGVPLSNLRLISCHIGNGASVTAIKDGESIDTSMGFTPLAGVTMGTRSGNIDPALIPYIMDKTGKTADEVLNVLNKESGMLALSGFSSDLRDIEEKSESDARAELALDVFAGRIHKYIGSYAAKMNGLDAIIFTAGVGENSVTIREKILTGLEFMGIYWDPKLNDVRGKEQFINYPHSPVKVIIIPTNEEAMIAKDTVRLSGLNG from the coding sequence ATGAGTAATGTGTTAGCAATTAATGCTGGTAGTTCTTCATTAAAGTTTCAACTTATTCAAATGCCAGATGAAGAAGTAATTGCAAAAGGATTAGTAGAACGGATTGGAATGCCTGACGCAATTTTTTCTGTCGAAGCAAACGGAGAGAAAGATAAGCAAGTTACAGATATTCCTGATCACAGTGTTGCTGTTAAAATGTTATTGGAGTCATTGACTTCTACAGGTGTAATTCAATCATTTAATGAAATAGACGCAGTAGGGCATCGTGTGGTACATGGTGGTGAATATTTCTCTGATTCTGTTTTAATTACTGATGAAGTTATTCAAAAAATAGAAGATATATCTGAACTAGCTCCATTGCACAACCCTGCAAACTTAACAGGAATTCATGCATTTAAGGAGATTTTACCTGAAATTCCGATGGTAGCTGTATTTGATACTGCTTTCCATCAAACAATGCCTGAAGCATCATATATGTACAGTCTTCCAAGAGAATATTATGAAGAATATGGGATTCGTAAATATGGTTTCCATGGTACTTCCCATAAATATGTCTCAGAACGTGCATCAGACTTATTAGGTGTACCTTTATCCAACCTACGTTTGATTTCTTGTCACATTGGTAATGGAGCAAGTGTAACTGCAATTAAAGATGGGGAGTCCATTGATACTTCTATGGGGTTCACACCATTAGCGGGCGTAACGATGGGGACTCGTTCAGGAAATATTGACCCAGCATTAATTCCATATATTATGGATAAGACTGGAAAAACAGCAGATGAAGTATTAAACGTACTGAACAAAGAAAGCGGAATGTTAGCATTATCTGGATTTTCTAGTGATTTACGTGATATTGAAGAAAAATCTGAATCAGATGCAAGAGCAGAATTAGCTCTAGATGTTTTTGCAGGTCGTATCCATAAGTACATTGGTTCTTATGCTGCAAAAATGAATGGACTTGATGCAATCATCTTCACTGCTGGAGTTGGTGAGAACAGTGTAACTATTCGGGAAAAAATCTTAACCGGACTTGAATTCATGGGAATTTACTGGGATCCGAAATTAAATGATGTACGTGGAAAAGAGCAATTTATTAACTATCCACACTCTCCAGTAAAAGTAATTATTATTCCAACAAATGAAGAGGCAATGATCGCAAAAGATACGGTGAGATTAAGCGGGCTAAATGGATAA
- a CDS encoding NAD kinase, whose amino-acid sequence MAERQNIFFYYHPDEEMDGKIKALKKISSENGLKVVEDSKDASIIVSIGGDGTFLQAVRKTGFRQDCIYTGIMREGQSGLYCDFNIDNFDNMIHSVLHEDLEVRRFPTIKAQINSETPFYCLNEVSIRSTIVKTIVINVYVDGFHFETFRGDGMIVSTPTGSTGYSKSARGAVIDPLIHGFQVSEVASLNNNQYRTLGSSFLLDKDRKLQLEILQDGNDHPIISLDNEASPIKRIQNIEVTMDDTIIKTVKLKNNSYWERVKRTFL is encoded by the coding sequence ATGGCAGAGAGACAAAATATCTTCTTTTACTATCATCCTGATGAAGAAATGGATGGCAAAATTAAAGCACTCAAAAAAATATCTTCAGAAAATGGTTTAAAGGTTGTAGAGGATTCCAAAGATGCCTCTATTATTGTAAGTATTGGCGGTGACGGTACCTTTCTGCAAGCCGTTAGAAAAACCGGGTTCAGGCAAGATTGTATCTATACTGGAATTATGAGAGAAGGTCAATCCGGGTTATATTGTGATTTTAATATCGACAATTTTGATAATATGATCCATTCCGTATTACATGAAGACCTTGAAGTAAGAAGATTTCCTACAATTAAAGCACAAATTAATAGTGAAACGCCTTTTTATTGTTTAAATGAAGTATCCATTAGATCGACAATTGTAAAAACGATAGTAATTAATGTATACGTCGATGGATTTCATTTTGAAACGTTTAGAGGGGATGGAATGATTGTGTCTACTCCAACAGGGAGTACCGGTTACTCCAAGTCAGCAAGAGGGGCAGTTATTGATCCATTAATTCATGGATTTCAAGTTTCAGAAGTTGCATCTTTAAATAATAATCAATACCGCACCCTCGGTTCATCCTTTCTATTAGATAAGGACCGTAAACTACAACTCGAGATCTTACAAGATGGTAACGATCATCCAATCATTAGTCTAGATAACGAGGCATCGCCAATCAAACGTATTCAAAATATTGAAGTTACTATGGATGATACGATTATTAAAACCGTAAAATTAAAGAATAACTC
- a CDS encoding DUF2953 domain-containing protein produces the protein MWVTIGIIIFSFFLLVLIIALVKLSIHITFHHSKEQSIVYIQALIYKWKIYKKELKLEQNEDKQINYLNFREEILRFIRSIPIVYRNVTHFLSMIELSFFEWKTKGGTGDAVTTGISTGAAWAVKGIIIGFLREHMKKVDDLIVDVTPDYQKSFIQTDIRCMISIRLGKAIYGILQLSKIPDKQKEATNHG, from the coding sequence ATGTGGGTAACAATAGGTATTATCATTTTTAGCTTTTTTCTACTTGTGCTAATAATAGCTCTCGTAAAATTATCTATACATATAACATTTCATCATTCAAAAGAGCAAAGTATTGTATATATTCAAGCTCTTATTTATAAATGGAAAATATATAAGAAAGAGCTGAAGTTAGAACAAAATGAAGATAAACAAATAAACTATTTAAATTTTCGTGAAGAAATTTTACGATTTATTCGATCGATACCCATTGTTTATCGAAATGTCACTCATTTTCTATCGATGATTGAACTCTCTTTCTTTGAATGGAAAACAAAAGGAGGGACTGGGGACGCTGTAACGACAGGAATATCGACAGGAGCAGCATGGGCAGTTAAAGGAATTATTATTGGATTCTTACGAGAACACATGAAGAAAGTTGATGACTTAATCGTAGATGTTACGCCAGATTATCAAAAGTCATTTATACAAACTGATATTCGTTGCATGATATCTATAAGATTAGGAAAAGCTATTTATGGAATTCTACAACTATCAAAGATACCGGATAAACAGAAGGAGGCTACTAATCATGGATGA
- a CDS encoding class I SAM-dependent methyltransferase, translating into MEQTNVELIFNWLDKTTENVQQTKNETFLDSLVITLEMLFEKDVPEGFDDITKHKLNQLLSEIKVSDFQHEEIRKGISLAILKGMKGSTQQQHLMTPDTVSLIVSYLANKLLSSHKEVALFDPASGTGNLLTAVMNQMNKDVAAYAAEVDPTLIGLAVLNANLQEKEVEFFHQDSLRPFLMEPVDIVISDLPVGYYPDDISANDYELKADQGHSYSHHLFIEQSLTYMKEGAYFVGVVPEFLFDSDQSDKLHAFLQKHAHIVGVIRLPESAFKSKQQAKSILILQKKGEATSDPKQPLLVQMPSFKNAHAMADILKKMDQWFASYPKGINSK; encoded by the coding sequence ATGGAGCAAACGAACGTGGAACTTATTTTTAATTGGCTTGATAAAACAACTGAAAATGTACAACAGACTAAGAATGAAACATTTTTAGATAGTCTAGTAATCACATTAGAGATGTTGTTTGAAAAAGATGTGCCTGAAGGTTTTGATGATATTACCAAACATAAATTAAACCAATTATTATCAGAAATAAAGGTAAGTGATTTCCAACATGAAGAAATTCGAAAAGGAATATCCTTGGCAATATTAAAAGGGATGAAAGGATCTACGCAGCAGCAACATTTAATGACTCCTGATACTGTTAGTCTAATTGTAAGTTATTTAGCAAATAAATTGTTGTCTTCACACAAAGAAGTGGCATTATTTGATCCAGCTAGTGGTACGGGTAATTTACTAACAGCAGTGATGAATCAAATGAATAAAGATGTTGCTGCATACGCAGCTGAAGTTGATCCAACTTTAATTGGACTAGCTGTACTTAATGCAAACTTACAAGAAAAAGAAGTTGAATTCTTCCATCAAGATAGCTTACGCCCTTTTTTAATGGAACCTGTTGATATCGTTATATCGGATCTTCCGGTTGGATATTATCCTGACGATATATCCGCTAATGACTATGAATTAAAGGCGGATCAAGGACATTCTTATTCGCATCATCTGTTCATAGAGCAAAGCCTAACATATATGAAGGAAGGCGCTTATTTTGTTGGAGTTGTGCCTGAATTCTTGTTTGATAGTGATCAATCAGATAAACTTCATGCATTTTTACAAAAGCATGCACATATTGTTGGCGTTATTCGTTTACCAGAATCAGCCTTTAAATCCAAACAACAAGCAAAGAGTATTTTAATATTGCAGAAAAAAGGGGAAGCTACAAGTGATCCAAAACAGCCATTACTTGTTCAGATGCCTTCTTTCAAAAATGCTCATGCAATGGCGGACATCTTAAAGAAAATGGACCAATGGTTTGCATCCTATCCAAAAGGGATTAATAGTAAATAG
- the tpx gene encoding thiol peroxidase — MSNVTFKNDPVTLLGVEKKVGDSAPDFTVLANDLSEKHLSDYKGNVKVISVVPSIDTGVCSEQTRRFNEEASNFDNVQILTISMDLPFAQKRWCAANGIDKVDTLSDHRAADFGEKYGVLIKELRLLSRAVFVVDENDKITYVEYLSEVSNHPDYEAVLSHLNK, encoded by the coding sequence ATGTCAAATGTAACATTTAAAAACGATCCAGTAACATTACTTGGGGTAGAAAAGAAAGTTGGAGATAGTGCGCCAGATTTTACCGTTCTAGCAAATGATTTATCAGAGAAACACTTAAGTGATTATAAAGGAAACGTGAAAGTTATTAGTGTGGTTCCTTCAATTGATACGGGTGTATGTTCGGAACAGACACGTCGATTTAATGAGGAAGCTAGTAACTTTGATAATGTTCAAATACTTACAATCAGTATGGATCTTCCTTTTGCTCAAAAACGTTGGTGTGCAGCAAATGGAATAGATAAAGTTGATACGTTATCTGATCATCGTGCAGCTGATTTTGGTGAGAAATATGGCGTACTTATTAAAGAGCTACGTTTATTATCTAGAGCTGTATTTGTCGTTGATGAAAACGATAAGATAACTTATGTTGAATACTTATCAGAGGTTTCAAACCATCCTGATTATGAAGCTGTACTATCTCATTTAAACAAATAA
- the ytfJ gene encoding GerW family sporulation protein: MDEHPIEGLMTTAMESIQKMVEVNTIIGDPVKTHDGTVIIPVSKVGFGFAAGGSEFSPSQIYSDESRQQEMPFGGGSGGGVSITPVAFLVIGEKGMEMIHLDQHTHLYEKLIDAAPQLVEKMKKLMKDNEDGEESHKEEKKDKKEEKKSSSFHHYDI; the protein is encoded by the coding sequence ATGGATGAACATCCAATTGAAGGCTTAATGACTACAGCGATGGAAAGTATACAGAAAATGGTAGAAGTAAATACAATCATTGGCGATCCTGTAAAAACACATGATGGAACGGTAATAATACCTGTTTCTAAAGTTGGTTTCGGATTTGCTGCTGGGGGAAGTGAATTCTCTCCTAGTCAAATATATTCGGATGAAAGTAGACAACAAGAAATGCCGTTCGGTGGGGGTAGTGGCGGAGGAGTGTCAATTACTCCTGTAGCTTTTCTTGTAATTGGAGAAAAAGGGATGGAAATGATCCATTTAGATCAACATACACATCTTTATGAGAAATTAATTGATGCTGCTCCGCAACTTGTAGAAAAAATGAAAAAGTTAATGAAAGATAATGAGGATGGAGAAGAATCCCATAAAGAAGAGAAGAAAGATAAAAAAGAAGAAAAGAAATCATCATCTTTCCATCATTACGATATTTAA